The sequence below is a genomic window from Nitrospirota bacterium.
CTGCCCTTTCAGATAATGTACCTGTTGTACTATCTCAATAATTCGGTAACCTTTTGCAGTTTATCAAAAGGTGTCTCATAATTCAATCCGCCGTGTTTTCTCAGATGATTAAATTCAAATAAAAAGTTCCCAAGGTTCATAATCAGATCTTCCCTCAGATTCAAATGAATTAGGGTAAATGGAGCACTTTCTGAAAAAGTGCTCCATAAAAGAATTCATTCTTAATTATCTTCCAGAAGGCTTCTATTTTGCCATTGGTTTGAGGTCTATAGGGTTTAGTGTATATGTGCTTTATCCCCAGTTCGCTGCACATGGTTTCAAAGGGATGTTCCCTGTCGAGAGTCCCCTTAAACTCAGCTCCATTATCAGACATCACAACTTCAAACTCAAAATTGTATATTTGCTTAAACCAGGATAGAGAGCGAGCCATAAAAGGAGCACTATTTTGATAGTGCTCCATAAAGTATGTAAGAGTAGAGGCTTTTTTATCTTTAAGTATTTCAGCATAGGTCAGCCTCGTGCAATCATCACAAACCGCGCCCATATAAAGCTCTTTGCTTTTAAAAGAACATCGAATATCTTTGGGGAGTTTCGAAACATCAATATGAGCCTGGGCGTACGCCTCTCTTACTGGGCAAAAGAGCCTCATCCATTTTATTGTCTTGAATCCATTTGCGATAATAGCGACCAAGTTCTTTCCTCGATATGTGGTGTGCATCACATAGGTTTTTTACGAATTTAAAGGGTCGCGGATTAATCTTAGCCTTGGTCCTCTCATACTCTTTTAAGATGGGAATCCAACGCTTTACTATAACCTGATTTGAATATTGCATTTTAAACCGCATGTTCAATTGCATTATTTAGATTAAAGAATTAAAATCTTCTTAATGACAGACATAATCGAAAGATTCAATAATTATCTAACAGTAGAAAAAGGGCTTTCCAGAAACACACTCGAGGCATATAAAAGAGACCTTAAAAAATTCAAAAACTATCTCAAAGGTATTGGCAAAGGGCTTACTGATTTTGCAAGAACAGATATTACTGCATATCTCAACCATCTCAGAGACTCCGGCAATCAGACGCCAACTATAACAAGAAGCATCTCTACAATAAGGGGGCTATGTCGCTTCATGCTTTCTGAAGGTATAATTGATGAGGACCCTTCGGAGAATCTGCAAACCCCTAAAGGATGGAAAAGGCTGCCAAAGACATTAAGAATAGACGAGGTCTTCTCTCTAATAAGAATGCCTCTCACAACAGTTCACAGTTCACGGTTCACTGTTCACTGTTTGAGGGACAACGCAATCCTTGAGCTGCTTTATTCCTCAGGACTAAGGGCAAGTGAGATAATAAACTTACGCCCGGGGGACATAAATTTTGAGGCAGGCTTTTTAACAATTACAGGAAAGGGTTCAAAAGAAAGGATTGTGCCAATCAATGAAAACGCCCTGGCGGCTGTGAAGAAATATATTGATGAAGCAAGGCCCAAACTCCTCAGGGATAGGGACTCGTCCATCCTGTTTCTATCGCAGGGCGGTAAACAAATGACAAGGCAGAGGTTGTGGCAAATTATCGTCTCTTATGCAAAAGAGTTATCCTTCGGCATGTCCGCTCAGGACATGCCTTCAGGTATTTCACCCCATACTCTCAGACATTGCTTTGCAAGCCATCTACTTGAGGGGGGCGCTGACCTGCGGGCCGTACAGAAAATGCTTGGCCATGCTGATATTTCTACCACACAGATATATACGAAGGTGACTTCTGAAAGACTCAGAAAGATTCACAAACAATACCATCCCCGCGGCTAACCCCAAGCTTTAAAATTTAGTAATACCAATAAACCTATTCCTGACAAATCACATGGAGCAGGTAGGGGAATCCCGATGCTTCGGGATATACGACACCTTATAAAAAAGACATTATGGAATTGACAAAAAACATTAAAACTAAAAAGTTAAAACAGAATATAAATAATCTGTCGATTATAGAAATTCTGAAACTACCTGCTCCATGTCTCTTTTGGGCTAACCAGTCGCTATGGCATACACGCCATTTCTGGTTGCATATTTCACCTTATACATGGCTTCGTCTGCAAGGTGAATAAGTTCATCTTTGCTTTTTGCATTCTCAGGATAGGACGCAATCCCGAAGCTTGCTGTGAGTTTAAGAGGATACCCCTCTTTTTTCAGAAAGACATGCTGTTCAATAGCCTTCCTGAGCCTTTCCGCTATCTGAAAAGCCGACCTCGGAGATGTCTGGGGCAGGACTATTACAAATTCGTCCCCTCCATATCTGGCCACAATATCTACAGTCCTGAGACCTCTGAGGAGTAACTGGGCAGTCTCAACAAGGACCTTGCTTCCAGCAATATGGCCGTGCTGGTCGTTCACATTCTTGAAATAATCGAGGTCCATGAAAATAGTAGAAACAGACGAACCGTAACGGTTTGAGCGCTCTATCTCCGTTTCAATTGTGCGGTTCAGATAACGGAGGTTAAACAGTTTTGTCAGGTCATCGGTAATAGCCATCTCTGTCATTTTCTGATAAAGGGATGCCCTTTCAATAGCGACTGCTGCATGGTCAACGAGTTTCAATAGAAGGTCGAGGTCTGCTTTTGTAAAAGGCTCGCCTGTGGTCTTATTAACCACCTCAATGACACCGAGGGTCTTATTTTTACTCTTTATCGGGACACACATCAGAGATTTTGTCCTGAAATGAATAGACCTGTCGACCTTACAAGAGAAGCGAGGGTCATTGGATACATCAGGCACCACTATAGGAATCCCCTCCTTTGCAACCCAGCCGGCAATCCCCTCGCCCATCTTCAGCCTGAACTTCTGTATCTTCCTGGCCTCTTTGCCGCTTATCTTCTCAAAGACGAGCTCGCCTGTCTCCTCGTCAACGAGGAGGATGGACCATGCCTCAGCCTTGGTCATCATCTTTGTCTTTTCCATAATTGTATTCAGGATATCTTTAAGTTCCAGGGCCGATGTCAGGGTCTTGCTGATCTCTTCAAAAAAACTGAGCTCCTTTTTCTGTAACCGCAGTTCAGTCTCCAATCTCTGACTTTCTTCCCTTATCGATTTTTCTTCTATAAGTTTTCCGAGCTGATATTCAAGTTCTTTAAAAGACAGAGGCTCATAAACAGGCGCTGTAAGTCTATCTTTTACCCACACCCCCATGCCCCTGAAGGTCTTACTGCTTGAAAAAACTATTTTCGGTATGTCTTTTGTAAGTCTACGAAATTCTTTGAAGTCGTTAGCGCAGGACGAAAAAATTCTGTCAATTATAATCAGGTCAATATTGCCTTTTTTAAGGTAAGACAAAGCCTCTTTAGTGCTCCGCGCTTTGGTAAGAAAATAACCTGCATCTTCAAGGGGACGCTCAAAATTATATACTGAAGACCTTCCTTTATCTATAAGAAGTACATTACGCATTCAGGCCACAACATTTCTTATACTTCTTACCGCTACCACAGGGACA
It includes:
- a CDS encoding transposase family protein, with protein sequence MVAIIANGFKTIKWMRLFCPVREAYAQAHIDVSKLPKDIRCSFKSKELYMGAVCDDCTRLTYAEILKDKKASTLTYFMEHYQNSAPFMARSLSWFKQIYNFEFEVVMSDNGAEFKGTLDREHPFETMCSELGIKHIYTKPYRPQTNGKIEAFWKIIKNEFFYGALFQKVLHLP
- the xerD gene encoding site-specific tyrosine recombinase XerD — protein: MTDIIERFNNYLTVEKGLSRNTLEAYKRDLKKFKNYLKGIGKGLTDFARTDITAYLNHLRDSGNQTPTITRSISTIRGLCRFMLSEGIIDEDPSENLQTPKGWKRLPKTLRIDEVFSLIRMPLTTVHSSRFTVHCLRDNAILELLYSSGLRASEIINLRPGDINFEAGFLTITGKGSKERIVPINENALAAVKKYIDEARPKLLRDRDSSILFLSQGGKQMTRQRLWQIIVSYAKELSFGMSAQDMPSGISPHTLRHCFASHLLEGGADLRAVQKMLGHADISTTQIYTKVTSERLRKIHKQYHPRG
- a CDS encoding diguanylate cyclase; its protein translation is MRNVLLIDKGRSSVYNFERPLEDAGYFLTKARSTKEALSYLKKGNIDLIIIDRIFSSCANDFKEFRRLTKDIPKIVFSSSKTFRGMGVWVKDRLTAPVYEPLSFKELEYQLGKLIEEKSIREESQRLETELRLQKKELSFFEEISKTLTSALELKDILNTIMEKTKMMTKAEAWSILLVDEETGELVFEKISGKEARKIQKFRLKMGEGIAGWVAKEGIPIVVPDVSNDPRFSCKVDRSIHFRTKSLMCVPIKSKNKTLGVIEVVNKTTGEPFTKADLDLLLKLVDHAAVAIERASLYQKMTEMAITDDLTKLFNLRYLNRTIETEIERSNRYGSSVSTIFMDLDYFKNVNDQHGHIAGSKVLVETAQLLLRGLRTVDIVARYGGDEFVIVLPQTSPRSAFQIAERLRKAIEQHVFLKKEGYPLKLTASFGIASYPENAKSKDELIHLADEAMYKVKYATRNGVYAIATG